A genomic window from Chloroflexi bacterium ADurb.Bin180 includes:
- a CDS encoding Undecaprenyl-phosphate mannosyltransferase, producing the protein MDSSQRVRVDAVVPVYNEEQDLESKVLTLRQYLSDHVSYDWRIVVANNASTDRTLEIATGLAERYPGQIKVIHLDQKGRGRALRKAWTESDAAVVSYMDLDLSTDLSAFVPLVDSLLSGEYDVAIGTRLKKGAQVQRGLKREIISRTYNLMIKALFWSRFSDAQCGFKGATRRAVRDIVPLIKDQAWFFDTELLLLAERMGYKIYEVPVKWHDDPGSTVKIAKTAWEDIKGLVRVRFSSVGRRPRSGG; encoded by the coding sequence GTGGATAGCAGCCAACGAGTCCGCGTTGACGCGGTAGTCCCGGTCTACAACGAAGAGCAGGATCTCGAGAGCAAGGTGCTCACCCTGCGGCAGTACCTTTCTGACCACGTCAGCTATGACTGGCGTATCGTGGTGGCCAACAACGCCTCCACCGACCGCACCCTGGAGATTGCGACCGGTCTGGCGGAGCGATACCCGGGGCAGATCAAGGTCATTCACCTGGACCAGAAGGGCCGCGGCCGGGCCCTGCGCAAGGCCTGGACCGAGAGCGACGCCGCCGTGGTCAGCTATATGGACCTCGACCTGTCGACGGACCTGAGTGCCTTCGTTCCTCTGGTCGACTCGCTGCTGAGCGGCGAGTACGACGTGGCCATCGGCACGCGCCTGAAGAAGGGCGCGCAGGTCCAGCGCGGCCTCAAGCGGGAGATCATTTCCCGCACCTATAACCTCATGATCAAGGCTCTGTTCTGGTCCAGGTTCTCCGATGCCCAGTGCGGCTTTAAGGGCGCCACTCGCCGGGCCGTGCGCGACATCGTGCCGCTCATCAAGGACCAGGCCTGGTTCTTTGATACCGAGCTGCTGCTTCTGGCCGAGAGAATGGGCTACAAGATCTATGAGGTGCCAGTCAAGTGGCACGATGATCCGGGATCGACGGTCAAGATCGCCAAGACCGCCTGGGAAGACATCAAGGGGCTGGTGCGCGTACGCTTTAGCAGCGTGGGCCGCCGGCCGAGGTCGGGGGGCTGA
- a CDS encoding Transposase DDE domain protein yields MSPQPQYHDTGKTSFFGDFAYQRVLARHRRHFLVVLTQLFDWEAKTEAFIRLYKGHGVIGRRPYPPGMIFKMLFLSYLYNVSERAMEELADLNVLIKWFLGIAVDEPAPDHSTLTAFKRRFVQSGNWLVLQGVFDDIIRDAMAQGVQFGDLQVLDSVHTRADVNNAKDQHRQEHGGRPRDPEARVVNKGKRNVVQANGQTTSVAITYRGYKTHVAVNAHTGIVTSLHVTSGNGSDNKAFVPLREHERTLDLPTKAYGGDKAYDDTDIFERLQQEGLDIAIALRQQRTATKSATSQRWADLQADLQYLQALKQRFRVEQPFGIVKRWHGFEHCRYLGLARYRLQAILTFLVHNLKRIVKLLTGVTFRPQAKGQRAENCQPVLGSCWA; encoded by the coding sequence ATGAGCCCCCAACCGCAATACCATGACACAGGAAAGACCTCCTTCTTTGGCGACTTTGCTTATCAACGCGTCCTGGCTCGTCATCGAAGGCATTTTCTGGTGGTGTTGACGCAACTGTTCGACTGGGAAGCCAAGACCGAGGCTTTCATCCGGTTGTACAAGGGACACGGCGTCATTGGGCGACGTCCTTACCCGCCCGGGATGATCTTCAAGATGTTGTTCCTGTCCTATCTTTACAACGTCTCCGAACGAGCCATGGAGGAACTGGCTGATTTGAATGTGCTGATCAAGTGGTTTCTGGGCATTGCGGTTGATGAGCCGGCGCCTGACCATTCAACCCTGACTGCCTTCAAGCGTCGTTTTGTGCAGAGCGGCAATTGGTTGGTATTGCAGGGAGTGTTCGACGACATCATCCGCGACGCAATGGCGCAGGGCGTGCAGTTCGGCGACCTGCAAGTGCTGGATAGCGTCCATACGCGGGCCGATGTCAATAACGCCAAAGACCAGCACCGCCAAGAGCATGGCGGCAGGCCGCGCGACCCGGAGGCCAGGGTGGTCAACAAGGGTAAGCGGAACGTTGTGCAGGCCAATGGCCAGACGACGTCAGTGGCGATTACGTACCGCGGCTACAAGACTCACGTCGCCGTCAATGCGCACACAGGCATCGTCACCAGTTTGCACGTGACCTCGGGCAATGGCTCTGACAACAAGGCCTTTGTCCCGCTCAGAGAGCATGAGCGTACTCTCGACCTCCCAACCAAGGCTTATGGCGGAGACAAAGCCTATGACGATACGGACATCTTCGAGCGCTTACAGCAAGAAGGCCTGGACATTGCCATCGCGCTCAGACAGCAGCGCACGGCAACCAAGAGTGCCACCTCGCAGCGCTGGGCGGACCTGCAAGCCGATCTCCAGTACCTGCAAGCACTCAAGCAACGTTTCAGGGTTGAGCAACCCTTTGGCATCGTCAAACGCTGGCACGGCTTCGAACATTGCCGCTATCTCGGGTTGGCCCGCTACCGCCTGCAGGCCATCCTCACCTTCCTGGTGCACAACCTCAAACGCATTGTGAAGCTGCTGACCGGCGTAACCTTCCGCCCTCAGGCCAAGGGCCAACGAGCCGAAAATTGCCAGCCTGTGCTGGGCTCATGCTGGGCGTAG
- the scpA_4 gene encoding Segregation and condensation protein A has translation MTDLSPNPAAASGETPYRVRLNIPSSNGEESFEGPLDLLLRLIEKQELDITKVSLVLVTDQYLDYMRQSEHVNPDNLADFLVVAAKLLLIKSRALLPGPPATGLEEEEDVGDELARQLLEYKKLKELAEQLKDRDEQGLRAYLRVSTTPDLERQLDMTGVTLGDLLAAAREALSLVPSKPVNNVVQPFAITVADRARHIEGLLARRGRLSFQRLLRKATSRSEIIVTFLALLELIKRHRARAEQDRLFGEITVLAVEQPPGPAETAAPADSAGIEETEQ, from the coding sequence GTGACGGATCTGTCGCCCAATCCAGCAGCGGCAAGCGGCGAAACGCCATACCGCGTCAGGCTGAACATCCCCTCCAGTAACGGTGAGGAGTCGTTCGAGGGACCTCTCGACCTCCTGCTGCGCCTGATCGAAAAGCAAGAGCTGGACATCACCAAGGTCTCTCTGGTCCTGGTGACCGATCAGTATCTGGACTATATGCGGCAGAGTGAGCACGTCAATCCCGACAATCTGGCCGATTTCCTGGTCGTGGCGGCCAAGCTGCTGTTGATCAAGTCCCGGGCTCTCCTGCCCGGCCCTCCGGCCACGGGCCTTGAGGAAGAAGAGGACGTTGGCGACGAGCTGGCCAGACAGCTCCTGGAGTACAAAAAGCTCAAGGAGCTGGCCGAGCAGTTGAAGGATCGCGATGAGCAAGGGCTCCGCGCCTACCTGCGGGTCAGCACGACGCCAGATCTCGAGCGCCAGTTGGATATGACCGGGGTGACTCTCGGCGACCTCCTTGCCGCGGCGAGAGAGGCCCTGTCGCTGGTGCCGAGCAAGCCGGTCAACAATGTGGTGCAGCCCTTTGCCATCACCGTTGCCGACCGCGCCCGCCACATCGAGGGGCTGCTGGCGCGTCGGGGGCGCCTGAGCTTTCAGCGGCTGTTGCGCAAGGCCACGTCTCGCTCCGAGATCATTGTGACCTTCCTGGCCCTGCTCGAACTGATCAAGCGGCATCGCGCTCGGGCCGAGCAGGACAGGCTATTCGGGGAGATTACCGTCCTGGCGGTGGAACAGCCACCTGGCCCAGCGGAAACCGCGGCCCCGGCGGACAGCGCTGGTATAGAGGAAACAGAGCAGTAG
- a CDS encoding UDP-glucose 4-epimerase, which produces MRVLITGGAGFLGSHLCDRFLRDGHDVIAMDNLITGNVRNLEHLAGNDHFRFIKQDVTEYLYIDGALDAVLHLASPASPVDYLEFPIQTLKVGALGTHKTLGLARAKGARFLLASTSEVYGDPQVHPQREDYWGHVNPIGPRGVYDEAKRYAEALTMAYHRTHGVHTRIARIFNTYGPRMRLDDGRVVPNFVGQALRGEALTVYGDGTQTRSFCYCADTVEGLYRLLMSDYSQPVNLGTTTEMSIENFALLINRLVGNQAGIVHRPLPVDDPRVRRPDITRAREVLGWAPTVDLQDGMKQTIDWFRRSLTDK; this is translated from the coding sequence ATGCGCGTACTCATCACTGGTGGAGCCGGGTTCCTGGGATCGCACCTGTGCGATCGTTTCCTGCGCGACGGCCACGACGTCATCGCCATGGATAACCTCATTACGGGCAACGTGCGCAATCTGGAACATCTGGCCGGAAACGATCACTTTCGCTTCATCAAGCAGGACGTGACCGAGTACCTGTACATCGACGGCGCGCTGGATGCCGTGCTGCATCTGGCCTCACCGGCCAGCCCCGTGGACTATCTCGAGTTCCCCATTCAGACCCTCAAGGTTGGGGCGCTGGGTACACACAAGACTCTGGGTCTGGCTCGCGCCAAGGGCGCGCGCTTTCTGCTGGCGTCCACTTCGGAAGTCTACGGCGATCCGCAGGTGCACCCGCAACGCGAAGACTACTGGGGCCACGTGAATCCCATTGGTCCCCGCGGGGTGTATGACGAAGCCAAGCGCTATGCCGAGGCGCTGACGATGGCCTACCACCGCACTCACGGGGTGCACACGCGCATCGCACGCATCTTTAACACCTACGGTCCACGGATGAGGCTGGATGATGGCCGGGTGGTGCCCAACTTTGTCGGGCAGGCGCTGCGCGGCGAGGCACTCACCGTCTACGGCGATGGAACGCAGACGAGGAGCTTTTGCTACTGCGCGGACACCGTCGAGGGACTGTACCGACTGCTGATGTCGGACTATAGCCAGCCGGTGAACCTCGGCACTACTACCGAGATGAGCATCGAGAACTTTGCGCTGCTGATCAACCGACTGGTGGGCAACCAGGCCGGCATCGTCCATCGCCCGCTGCCGGTGGATGACCCGCGTGTGCGCCGTCCGGACATCACCCGCGCCAGAGAAGTGCTGGGCTGGGCGCCGACCGTCGACCTCCAAGACGGGATGAAGCAGACCATCGACTGGTTTCGCCGCTCGCTCACCGACAAGTAG
- a CDS encoding VanZ like family protein — protein sequence MTLFPPRLRPLVRLLWYWLPPLIVMAAIFYASSRSSLPQAQGEWLDAFLKKVAHVAEYTLLFVLLVRAWSLHLLPLAACRAGWLTTLAYGISDEIHQSFVPRRHANWYDVVIDVAMPLLLCFLYTSAVRRGRGFRWARWLFHRQDGNLPE from the coding sequence GTGACCCTGTTTCCGCCCCGCCTGCGCCCGCTGGTCAGGCTGCTCTGGTACTGGCTGCCACCTCTGATCGTGATGGCGGCCATCTTTTACGCTTCGTCTCGCTCGAGCCTGCCGCAGGCCCAGGGCGAATGGCTGGACGCATTCCTCAAGAAAGTGGCTCACGTGGCAGAGTACACGCTGCTGTTCGTGCTGTTGGTGCGCGCCTGGTCGCTGCATCTGCTGCCGCTGGCGGCCTGCCGCGCGGGCTGGCTGACCACGCTGGCCTATGGCATCAGCGACGAGATACACCAGTCGTTCGTGCCGCGGCGCCACGCCAACTGGTACGACGTAGTCATCGATGTGGCGATGCCGCTACTGCTCTGTTTCCTCTATACCAGCGCTGTCCGCCGGGGCCGCGGTTTCCGCTGGGCCAGGTGGCTGTTCCACCGCCAGGACGGTAATCTCCCCGAATAG
- a CDS encoding Alpha/beta hydrolase family protein, producing MIIANNHGQVNVPPEQPPLTVEPQSELCHSPSGIPYIDWGGDGPPLHLAHANGFPPATYRAFARCLAGYHCLSYKARPLWGGQDPGHFHHWRELAADLSQFLRDVAPGPVIGVGHSLGAVTTLFSAAARPALFRALVLIDPVIFPLPMSPVLAVAERFSLSSRARLPTLTRRRRMEWASREEVFSSFRRAHVFARWSDAALWDYVTAVTEERPEGGVRLRYPREWEARIFETVPPDSWLAMLRLRALPTLVLRGELSTTFRSGTMRTMRWFVPRARFVQLEGADHFVPITHPQETAEAVLSFLEGL from the coding sequence ATGATTATAGCCAATAACCACGGGCAGGTGAATGTGCCACCAGAGCAGCCTCCGCTGACAGTGGAACCGCAAAGCGAGCTCTGTCACAGCCCTTCAGGCATCCCCTACATCGACTGGGGCGGAGACGGTCCCCCGCTGCATCTGGCTCACGCCAATGGCTTCCCGCCGGCAACCTACCGGGCGTTCGCGCGGTGCCTGGCCGGCTACCATTGCCTGAGCTATAAGGCGCGGCCCCTGTGGGGCGGGCAAGACCCCGGCCACTTTCACCACTGGCGCGAGCTGGCGGCGGACCTCAGCCAATTCCTGCGCGACGTAGCCCCGGGGCCGGTGATCGGTGTCGGTCACTCGCTGGGGGCGGTCACCACGCTCTTTAGCGCCGCCGCCAGGCCAGCGCTCTTTCGGGCGCTGGTTCTCATCGATCCGGTGATCTTTCCTCTGCCAATGTCGCCCGTGCTCGCCGTGGCCGAAAGGTTCAGCCTCAGCAGCCGCGCTCGCTTGCCCACGCTCACCAGGCGCAGACGAATGGAGTGGGCATCACGAGAGGAAGTGTTCAGCTCTTTCCGCCGGGCCCACGTCTTTGCGCGCTGGAGCGATGCAGCCCTGTGGGATTATGTCACGGCGGTGACCGAGGAGCGGCCCGAAGGAGGTGTGCGCCTGCGCTACCCCAGGGAGTGGGAAGCGCGCATCTTTGAGACCGTGCCGCCGGACTCCTGGCTGGCGATGCTGCGCCTCAGGGCTCTGCCGACACTGGTGCTCCGCGGAGAGTTGTCGACCACCTTCCGCAGCGGCACCATGCGCACGATGCGCTGGTTTGTGCCGCGGGCCAGGTTCGTCCAGCTCGAAGGGGCAGACCACTTTGTGCCGATAACGCACCCGCAGGAGACCGCGGAGGCGGTGCTCTCTTTCCTGGAGGGGCTGTAG
- the pimB_7 gene encoding GDP-mannose-dependent alpha-(1-6)-phosphatidylinositol monomannoside mannosyltransferase encodes MRIAFVGPFALQPKRTMAVRALPLARALVQRGHEVCLVLPPWDWPADSGRACDDGGVQIQNVRLPAPVPLLAHAELTRRLVHATLNQQPDLIHCFKPKAYAGLAAWTLWQLRRVGLGRAALFVDSDDWEGAGGWNSLMQYTALQRRLFAWQEKWGLTHHDGLTVASRALESIAWSLGVPKDKILYLPNGGRPAPQAGPDELAAARQRLGIGSAPVALLYTRFFEFSLDRVVELMQGVWQQVPEVHWLVVGQGLFGEERELEQRVAALAPAGHFHYAGWVQEDKLPAVLALANVAIYPFDDNLVNRCKCPVKLTDLMGAGVPVVADRVGQIAEYIVPGESGLLSPPGDTGNLVSQTVDLLRNPDRASRIGQEGKRRIGEEFGWERLAQQVEAFYLRNARIKAGGAS; translated from the coding sequence ATGCGCATCGCCTTTGTTGGCCCCTTTGCCTTACAGCCCAAGCGCACTATGGCCGTTCGTGCCCTGCCTCTGGCCCGTGCCCTGGTCCAGCGCGGACACGAGGTTTGCCTCGTGCTTCCTCCCTGGGACTGGCCGGCCGACTCGGGCCGCGCCTGCGACGACGGCGGAGTACAGATCCAGAACGTCAGGCTCCCCGCCCCTGTGCCCCTGCTGGCTCACGCCGAGCTAACCCGGCGCCTGGTGCACGCCACCCTGAATCAACAGCCAGACCTGATCCATTGCTTCAAACCCAAGGCCTATGCCGGGCTCGCTGCGTGGACGCTGTGGCAACTGCGCCGTGTCGGCCTTGGCCGCGCTGCTCTGTTCGTCGACAGCGACGATTGGGAGGGCGCAGGTGGCTGGAACTCGCTGATGCAATACACTGCCCTGCAGCGCCGGCTGTTCGCCTGGCAGGAGAAATGGGGGCTGACCCACCACGACGGGCTGACGGTGGCCAGCCGTGCCCTCGAGTCCATCGCCTGGAGCCTGGGCGTCCCAAAGGACAAGATCCTCTACTTGCCCAACGGCGGCAGGCCTGCTCCACAGGCCGGCCCTGACGAGCTGGCTGCTGCGCGCCAGCGTCTGGGCATCGGCAGCGCTCCGGTAGCCCTGCTCTACACGCGCTTTTTCGAGTTCAGCCTGGACCGCGTGGTGGAGCTGATGCAAGGAGTCTGGCAGCAGGTGCCGGAGGTGCACTGGCTGGTGGTGGGCCAGGGCCTGTTTGGCGAGGAGCGAGAGCTCGAGCAGCGAGTAGCTGCGCTGGCGCCGGCCGGCCACTTCCATTATGCGGGCTGGGTGCAGGAGGACAAGCTGCCCGCTGTGCTGGCGCTGGCCAACGTGGCCATCTATCCCTTTGACGACAACCTGGTGAACCGCTGCAAGTGTCCGGTCAAACTAACCGACCTGATGGGCGCTGGCGTTCCCGTGGTGGCAGACCGCGTGGGTCAAATTGCCGAGTACATCGTGCCGGGCGAGTCGGGGCTCCTGTCACCGCCGGGCGACACAGGGAACCTGGTGAGCCAGACCGTTGACCTGCTGCGCAATCCGGACCGGGCGTCGCGGATCGGGCAGGAAGGGAAGAGGCGAATCGGGGAAGAGTTCGGCTGGGAGCGTCTGGCGCAGCAAGTGGAGGCTTTCTACCTGCGCAACGCCCGAATCAAGGCCGGCGGCGCCTCGTGA